A stretch of Desulfotalea psychrophila LSv54 DNA encodes these proteins:
- a CDS encoding 3'-5' exoribonuclease YhaM family protein, which translates to MLKRQFVDKLDEGDSIDDLFVVKSLRQSETKAGKPYLALTIMDRTGEIAGPIWDEVDHYRDICQPGKIIHLSGTLGSFQGSKQLKVTDARPVAEEDVDLASFLPTTTKNREDMAFDLQKLVLSVEDPFVRKLLLKFFKRSKNWSLFQKAPAAKGIHHAYIGGLLEHSLSVAQLADHMAGHYLGVNRSLLLAGALLHDVGKIAELSYSHGAIDYTDCGRLKGHLVIGSEMVADAAQEIKDFPLETREQIQHLILSHHGRREYGSPIVPMTVEAFLLNFLDEIDAKMNVTEQLRRKIDANTMEWTDYQRHLERYLFLRGLDSRVKGVQYDDGDPAARQQSLF; encoded by the coding sequence ATGTTGAAACGTCAATTTGTTGATAAATTGGATGAGGGTGACTCTATTGACGACCTGTTTGTGGTGAAGTCTCTACGTCAGAGTGAAACCAAGGCGGGTAAGCCATATCTTGCACTGACCATAATGGATAGGACAGGTGAAATTGCAGGCCCTATTTGGGATGAAGTGGATCACTATAGAGATATTTGTCAGCCAGGCAAGATCATTCACCTATCAGGAACTCTGGGCTCTTTTCAGGGAAGCAAGCAGCTCAAGGTGACGGATGCTCGGCCGGTTGCAGAAGAGGATGTTGATCTGGCCTCCTTTTTGCCGACAACTACAAAGAACCGGGAGGATATGGCCTTTGATTTACAAAAGCTTGTTCTCTCCGTTGAGGACCCCTTTGTTCGTAAGCTGTTGCTGAAATTTTTTAAGAGGTCTAAAAACTGGTCACTGTTTCAAAAGGCTCCAGCGGCCAAGGGTATTCATCATGCCTATATTGGTGGTTTGTTGGAGCATAGTCTTTCGGTGGCTCAGCTTGCAGATCATATGGCTGGGCACTACCTGGGGGTAAATAGATCACTCTTGCTTGCCGGGGCCCTCTTGCATGATGTGGGTAAGATCGCTGAATTGAGCTATTCCCATGGGGCAATTGACTATACTGACTGTGGACGGCTCAAGGGACATCTGGTTATAGGTAGTGAGATGGTGGCGGATGCAGCTCAGGAGATTAAGGATTTTCCCCTTGAGACCCGGGAGCAGATTCAGCACCTTATCCTCAGTCATCACGGACGCCGTGAGTATGGTTCACCCATTGTTCCCATGACCGTGGAGGCCTTTTTGTTGAATTTCCTTGATGAAATTGATGCAAAGATGAATGTCACGGAGCAGTTACGCCGTAAGATTGATGCCAATACCATGGAGTGGACGGACTATCAGCGGCACCTGGAGAGATATCTTTTTTTACGGGGTTTAGATTCGAGGGTGAAGGGCGTGCAGTATGACGATGGCGACCCTGCAGCTCGTCAACAGTCCCTGTTTTAA
- the holB gene encoding DNA polymerase III subunit delta', with protein sequence MYGQATRFLCYSQVLGQQRAKQIVARAIEADRVPHAYLFKGPDGVGKKLFARGVAAALNCRERQGAFACGHCVSCRKLLSGNHPDYTVVQPDKGAIKIDQVRSLCRDLSFPPYESPVRVVVLEDVHTMRREAANSLLKTLEEPPQNNVLILTAESSCEILTTISSRCQVVSFYPLTENEVSTALQGKELPPLAENEQGLLARLAEGSPGKMLLLSTTAVLPVWKKAQKLFIDPALQGDAEIGAWLQCAEEIALLKEDMTYFFAILRLMIRDHLLNLSGVQESLCSLTDWGFSENKLRWSRPALLQALHYIDTAEKKMVYNCNNTLVCEVLLFALQRLK encoded by the coding sequence ATGTACGGTCAAGCAACGAGATTCCTCTGCTATAGTCAGGTATTGGGACAGCAACGGGCAAAGCAGATTGTGGCTCGGGCGATTGAGGCTGATCGTGTGCCCCATGCATATCTTTTTAAAGGGCCGGATGGTGTTGGCAAGAAGTTATTTGCCAGAGGAGTTGCAGCAGCCCTTAACTGCCGGGAAAGGCAGGGTGCCTTTGCCTGTGGTCACTGTGTTTCATGTCGTAAGCTTCTCTCGGGAAATCACCCGGATTATACGGTTGTTCAGCCCGATAAGGGTGCAATAAAAATAGACCAGGTCAGGAGTCTCTGTCGAGATCTCTCTTTTCCTCCCTATGAGTCACCTGTGCGGGTTGTTGTCTTGGAGGATGTGCATACAATGCGTCGTGAGGCTGCTAACAGCCTCTTGAAAACTCTGGAGGAACCTCCGCAAAATAATGTCCTGATTCTTACCGCCGAGAGTTCCTGTGAGATTTTGACGACCATCTCCTCTCGTTGTCAGGTGGTCTCTTTTTATCCACTGACAGAGAATGAGGTGTCTACTGCTCTGCAGGGTAAGGAACTTCCGCCGCTGGCCGAAAACGAGCAAGGTCTGCTTGCCCGTCTTGCCGAGGGTAGTCCGGGTAAGATGCTTCTCTTGAGTACCACTGCTGTACTACCTGTTTGGAAAAAGGCCCAAAAATTATTTATTGATCCCGCCCTCCAGGGGGATGCAGAGATTGGCGCCTGGTTACAGTGTGCAGAGGAGATTGCTCTCTTGAAAGAGGATATGACCTATTTCTTTGCGATTCTCCGCCTTATGATCAGGGATCATCTTCTGAATCTTTCTGGAGTGCAAGAGTCTCTTTGTTCTCTTACTGACTGGGGCTTTTCGGAGAATAAATTAAGGTGGAGCAGGCCTGCTCTGCTTCAGGCGCTACACTATATTGATACTGCTGAGAAGAAAATGGTGTATAACTGTAACAATACTTTGGTGTGCGAGGTCTTGCTTTTTGCCTTACAGAGATTGAAATAG
- a CDS encoding PSP1 domain-containing protein: MSAWDMTSKNDKFDKEEKRVESIGFGLICPAESSLYRIYFRDSGQQFTAFAMEDDLKRGDLVLVDQEQGPEPAVVAGIAPQNGCENIDRRVLYKIARRADSEEYEKYASLLLFENRAFSFCSKLVSKHKLKMCLVRVERFFNGSKMIFYFTAENRVDFRAMVKDLVQEFRTRVEMRQVGVRHETKMIGGIGTCGRELCCSSFIRKFDSVSIKMAKEQDLPLNPTKISGLCNRLLCCLTYEYDTYRQLRKKMPKVGRLITVGGQQYKVRRQNLMQNTLSVLNREGEEIILSKEEWAGCVTARGEGAGRGKREGKKTKEKADKSNDSKSEKKEK; encoded by the coding sequence GTGAGTGCGTGGGATATGACCAGCAAAAACGATAAATTTGACAAAGAAGAAAAGAGAGTAGAGAGCATAGGCTTTGGTCTGATTTGCCCGGCGGAAAGTTCTCTTTATCGGATATATTTTCGTGATAGTGGTCAGCAGTTTACTGCCTTTGCCATGGAAGATGATCTGAAGCGGGGAGACCTGGTTTTAGTAGATCAGGAACAGGGCCCGGAGCCGGCCGTGGTTGCGGGCATTGCTCCTCAAAATGGTTGTGAAAATATTGATCGGCGTGTCCTGTATAAGATAGCTCGGCGCGCAGATTCTGAAGAGTATGAGAAGTATGCATCTCTTCTCCTCTTTGAAAATCGGGCCTTTTCTTTCTGTAGTAAATTGGTGAGTAAGCACAAACTTAAAATGTGTCTTGTCCGAGTTGAGCGCTTTTTTAATGGTAGCAAGATGATCTTTTACTTTACCGCTGAAAACAGGGTTGATTTTCGGGCCATGGTGAAGGATTTGGTGCAGGAGTTTCGTACCCGGGTTGAAATGCGTCAAGTCGGGGTGCGGCATGAGACTAAGATGATTGGCGGTATTGGTACCTGTGGCCGTGAACTCTGTTGTTCCTCTTTTATTCGAAAATTTGATTCTGTTTCGATTAAAATGGCAAAGGAGCAGGATTTGCCGCTGAACCCCACAAAAATCTCAGGTCTCTGTAATCGGCTTCTTTGTTGCTTGACCTATGAGTATGATACCTATCGACAGTTGCGGAAGAAAATGCCTAAGGTCGGTCGTCTTATTACCGTTGGCGGTCAACAGTATAAGGTGCGACGACAAAATTTGATGCAGAATACCCTGTCGGTCTTAAATCGTGAAGGGGAAGAGATTATTCTCAGCAAGGAAGAGTGGGCAGGCTGTGTGACGGCTCGCGGTGAAGGGGCCGGGCGTGGCAAGCGTGAAGGGAAAAAAACAAAGGAAAAAGCTGATAAGAGCAACGATTCGAAATCAGAGAAGAAAGAGAAATAA
- the metG gene encoding methionine--tRNA ligase, producing MDSNSPWPPAARRCCETKDTAMTTYITTPIYYVNAQPHLGHAYTTIVADTYSRFRHLCGEDVRFQTGTDEHGEKIVEAAEKNGEAPKEYVDRISGMFRQTWPILGIEPDNYIRTTDANHIATVQKVLQQVYDKGDIYFDKYTGLYCRGCERFLTEKELVDGKCPDHQTAPQEIAEQNYFFKMSKYQQQLLDHINANEDFITPHRYRNEMLSFLSEPLEDLCISRPKSRLTWGIELPFDDNFVTYVWFDALINYLTGLGFPEDDKYNKFWPVAEHVIAKDILKPHAIFWPTMLMAMELPLYKKLHVHGYWNVDNTKMSKSIGNVVRPKELVDEYGLDTLRYFTLREMSFGLDASFSSDAIVSRKNSDLANDLGNLFSRSTAMIQKYRGGKLPAPIACEADSELIALSKQVVATYKEEMGAFRFHRALQAVWSLVGYANKYIVSNEPWALAKDENAWQRLDTVLYNLAECLRFLALLIRPVMPDTASRMATGLGLATDASILNSLALGGEWGVVPVGTVLGEAITLFPRMETAKSEEKKAGKKDCQGAKKQEAVISEDGLANFADFQKFELRVADIVVAERIKKSDRLLKLTVMAPEERIIVAGIAAHYSPEDVVGLKVIIVANLKPAKLMGVMSQGMVLAAKVSEDGGERLVLSGVQGDVPAGTRVA from the coding sequence ATAGACAGCAATTCTCCGTGGCCTCCTGCTGCGAGACGTTGCTGTGAAACAAAAGATACTGCTATGACAACTTATATAACAACTCCAATTTATTACGTTAATGCTCAGCCCCACCTCGGTCATGCCTATACCACCATTGTGGCTGATACCTATAGCCGTTTTCGCCACCTCTGTGGTGAGGATGTTCGTTTTCAAACGGGAACTGACGAACATGGAGAAAAAATTGTTGAAGCAGCAGAGAAAAATGGTGAGGCTCCTAAGGAGTATGTTGATAGAATAAGTGGTATGTTTCGTCAGACCTGGCCAATTCTTGGCATCGAGCCCGATAATTATATTCGCACCACCGATGCCAACCATATTGCAACTGTACAGAAAGTTCTGCAACAGGTCTACGATAAGGGAGATATTTATTTTGATAAATATACCGGACTCTACTGCCGTGGTTGTGAGCGCTTTTTGACAGAAAAAGAGCTGGTGGATGGAAAGTGCCCCGATCATCAGACTGCTCCTCAGGAAATTGCCGAGCAGAATTATTTCTTTAAGATGTCAAAGTATCAGCAGCAGTTGCTTGATCATATCAATGCCAATGAGGATTTTATTACCCCTCATCGTTATCGTAATGAGATGCTCTCCTTTTTGAGTGAACCGCTGGAAGATCTTTGCATCTCCCGCCCCAAGAGTCGTCTGACCTGGGGGATAGAGCTTCCCTTTGATGATAATTTTGTTACCTATGTATGGTTTGATGCCCTTATTAACTATTTGACAGGTCTTGGTTTTCCAGAGGATGATAAGTATAATAAATTTTGGCCTGTTGCAGAGCATGTGATTGCCAAAGACATCCTCAAACCCCACGCAATTTTTTGGCCAACCATGCTGATGGCCATGGAACTGCCTCTCTATAAGAAGTTGCATGTGCACGGTTATTGGAATGTGGACAATACCAAGATGTCTAAGAGTATTGGTAATGTTGTCCGTCCAAAAGAGCTTGTCGATGAGTACGGTCTTGATACTCTTCGCTATTTTACCCTGAGAGAAATGTCCTTTGGTCTTGATGCTTCCTTTAGCTCCGATGCCATTGTGTCCCGTAAAAATTCCGATTTGGCCAACGATTTAGGCAATCTCTTTAGTCGTTCCACGGCCATGATTCAAAAGTACCGTGGTGGCAAGTTACCCGCCCCGATCGCCTGTGAGGCAGATAGTGAACTGATTGCCCTGAGCAAGCAGGTAGTTGCCACCTATAAAGAAGAGATGGGTGCCTTTCGTTTTCACAGGGCCCTACAGGCTGTGTGGAGTTTGGTGGGATATGCCAATAAATATATTGTCAGCAATGAGCCATGGGCCTTGGCTAAAGATGAAAATGCTTGGCAGAGACTGGATACAGTACTCTATAATCTTGCTGAGTGTTTACGATTCCTGGCTCTGTTGATTCGTCCTGTTATGCCAGATACAGCATCAAGAATGGCCACAGGTCTAGGCCTGGCGACGGATGCATCGATCCTTAACTCTCTTGCCTTGGGTGGCGAGTGGGGAGTTGTGCCCGTGGGCACCGTTTTAGGTGAGGCTATTACCCTCTTCCCACGCATGGAAACAGCGAAAAGTGAAGAGAAAAAGGCAGGGAAGAAGGATTGTCAGGGTGCAAAAAAACAGGAGGCAGTGATCTCCGAGGATGGTCTTGCCAATTTTGCTGATTTTCAAAAGTTTGAGTTGAGGGTGGCAGATATTGTGGTTGCTGAGAGGATTAAGAAGTCCGATCGTCTCTTAAAGTTGACAGTCATGGCTCCGGAGGAGAGGATCATTGTTGCCGGGATTGCAGCACATTATAGTCCAGAGGATGTTGTTGGTCTCAAGGTTATTATTGTTGCTAATTTGAAGCCGGCAAAATTGATGGGTGTTATGTCTCAGGGTATGGTGCTTGCGGCCAAGGTGAGTGAAGATGGTGGCGAACGATTGGTGCTCTCCGGGGTTCAGGGTGATGTCCCTGCTGGAACTCGGGTAGCGTAA
- a CDS encoding YggT family protein — protein MFVLENFMMAAAGLLDFLFTLYIWLIIGRSIISWVNADPYNAIVRFIYDVTEPPLRKIRQILPMQMGGIDFSPIILILAIMFLQSFLVSTLRQFAVMM, from the coding sequence ATGTTTGTGCTTGAAAATTTTATGATGGCCGCCGCGGGTTTGTTGGATTTTTTATTTACCCTCTATATCTGGCTTATCATTGGCAGGTCAATTATTTCCTGGGTAAATGCGGATCCTTATAATGCTATTGTCCGCTTTATCTACGATGTAACGGAGCCACCTCTGCGTAAAATACGTCAGATATTGCCTATGCAGATGGGTGGGATAGATTTCTCACCCATTATACTGATTTTAGCGATTATGTTTTTACAGAGTTTTCTTGTTTCAACTTTGAGGCAATTTGCTGTGATGATGTAG
- a CDS encoding DivIVA domain-containing protein codes for MFTPQSIKDQEFQIKFRGCDPIEVKSYLEELADHVFELHEQKRKHNEDMSRLKGELTLAENERTQYKSELAKNQSSAGDIEKKVEKGYQYKDERIAELSLNLEGFQKKLDAQAEEFVSCKKTLDETNIRLAAEQALVSAGKAELEKVQAKNILLEEQLQGLKQEGIDFKSTILLAQQFSEELKKSAEVEATELLIVARTEEEELRATTQVKRDELHAELASLETTRNEVRDEIRQKLQTVLAGLDVLGGPVNDATVDLADLNSLDFSLVDDADVAFVAAELAEGSDEAQA; via the coding sequence ATGTTTACTCCACAGTCCATCAAAGATCAGGAATTTCAGATAAAGTTTAGAGGTTGTGATCCCATTGAGGTAAAGTCTTATCTCGAGGAACTTGCCGACCATGTTTTCGAACTTCACGAGCAAAAACGTAAACATAATGAAGATATGAGTCGCCTGAAGGGAGAGCTGACTCTTGCCGAAAATGAGCGGACCCAGTACAAATCTGAACTTGCCAAAAATCAGAGTAGTGCAGGTGATATCGAAAAGAAGGTAGAGAAGGGTTATCAGTATAAGGATGAGCGTATTGCTGAATTGAGCCTTAATCTTGAGGGATTTCAGAAAAAACTTGATGCTCAGGCAGAAGAGTTTGTCTCCTGCAAGAAAACGTTGGACGAGACAAACATTCGTCTAGCGGCAGAGCAAGCCTTGGTTTCGGCCGGAAAAGCTGAATTGGAAAAAGTGCAGGCAAAAAATATCTTGCTTGAAGAGCAGCTGCAGGGGCTTAAGCAGGAGGGGATTGATTTTAAATCAACTATTCTTCTTGCCCAACAGTTTTCTGAAGAGTTGAAAAAAAGTGCTGAGGTTGAGGCAACAGAGCTTCTTATTGTTGCCAGGACTGAAGAAGAGGAACTGCGTGCTACAACCCAAGTAAAGAGGGATGAACTCCATGCTGAATTAGCATCTCTGGAAACAACGCGTAATGAGGTCCGAGACGAGATCAGGCAGAAGTTACAGACAGTGCTTGCCGGGCTTGATGTCCTGGGCGGGCCGGTAAATGACGCGACTGTTGATCTGGCTGATCTTAATTCTCTAGATTTTTCACTGGTAGATGATGCTGATGTTGCCTTTGTAGCGGCAGAGCTTGCTGAAGGTAGTGACGAGGCCCAGGCTTAA
- a CDS encoding DUF167 domain-containing protein codes for MNSWYRLDGATVILLVYTQPRASKTKVVGLHDGMLKIACCSPPVDGKANKELIVFLSRLLDCRKCDIELLRGQSSRRKQFVLTGVDAELLDKLIV; via the coding sequence ATGAACTCCTGGTATAGGCTTGACGGCGCCACTGTTATTCTCCTGGTTTACACTCAACCCCGTGCCTCTAAGACTAAGGTTGTGGGTCTTCATGACGGCATGTTGAAGATTGCCTGCTGTTCTCCACCGGTTGATGGTAAGGCTAATAAAGAGTTGATTGTTTTTTTATCTCGTCTCTTGGATTGCCGAAAATGTGATATTGAGTTATTGCGTGGGCAGAGTAGTCGAAGGAAGCAGTTTGTGCTGACCGGGGTGGACGCTGAGCTTTTAGACAAATTAATCGTTTAA
- a CDS encoding triose-phosphate isomerase: MKRYIIANWKCQKREVEALQWLDGFLRAYRPVQGREVILAPSFLCLSSFAKRIADSGLPGLSLAAQDVSPYPRGSYTGALSADLIGDYARVAIVGHSERRKYFHETNHEVTNKVAELADADMTPLVCLDDSNMDGQLAALQDSECAEMILAYCPAYALNSNVAEPLDSVARAVAQIRKYQAKYPIVYGGAVRLENAAGYWNLDGLSGIFIGGASLELESFMAILDQCHSPS; the protein is encoded by the coding sequence ATGAAGCGATATATTATAGCTAATTGGAAGTGTCAGAAGAGGGAAGTGGAGGCTTTGCAGTGGCTCGATGGCTTTTTGCGGGCCTATAGGCCCGTTCAGGGACGTGAGGTGATTCTTGCGCCCTCTTTTCTTTGTCTGAGCTCTTTTGCGAAGAGGATTGCGGATTCGGGTCTGCCCGGCCTCTCTCTGGCCGCCCAAGATGTATCTCCCTACCCCCGTGGTTCCTACACCGGTGCCCTCTCCGCTGATCTGATAGGGGACTATGCCAGGGTGGCTATAGTTGGGCACTCCGAGCGCAGAAAATACTTTCATGAGACAAATCATGAGGTAACAAATAAGGTGGCGGAGCTTGCCGATGCAGATATGACCCCTCTTGTCTGCCTTGATGATAGCAATATGGATGGACAACTTGCCGCCCTGCAGGACAGTGAATGTGCCGAGATGATTCTTGCCTACTGCCCGGCCTATGCCTTGAACTCCAATGTTGCCGAGCCCCTTGACAGCGTGGCGAGGGCCGTTGCTCAGATAAGAAAATATCAGGCAAAGTACCCTATTGTTTATGGGGGTGCTGTCCGCCTTGAGAATGCGGCAGGATACTGGAACCTTGATGGCCTGTCGGGCATTTTTATTGGTGGGGCCAGTTTGGAGCTAGAGAGCTTTATGGCAATTTTGGATCAGTGCCATTCCCCCTCCTAA
- a CDS encoding ABC1 kinase family protein — protein sequence MLEKEFLGKKRELFQSIEETPLATASIAQVHRARLYDGSKIVLKIIRPGNKKLIEEDMALFETLAQIVDQYFSNLGYSARAVAKEFSRQLSQETNFINEGQSTERLGKYFTDDPQIHFPKVYWEATTRNVLALEEIQGEMLASLNPEELTKAQRRSIVANGTNAVFKQCLEFGLFHADPHPGNIILRKDGSLCFIDCGMVGRLDKRTTDQLINLVTGIIDGDSEKLRRVVIELTDVDPALTTTRDFYIELQHLTSQLQSDNLDNFNISEMLSDFFTMLQRFKIRCPSDLLLLTKALTTIEGVAEQFDPSFDVINHVRPMIEKVIVTRYSMKAIHKRFGRSIVQYLELLEEIPGGLHDILERFRRDRFTFNLELKRIEHLASHIDTSSRIMGMSMIIAALIVGSSILILADRISQQPGFIGTLGLLGLAFAGVSTAGFIVSFLLPKAKVDD from the coding sequence GTGCTGGAAAAAGAATTTCTGGGAAAAAAAAGAGAACTCTTCCAATCAATAGAGGAGACTCCTCTTGCCACAGCATCTATTGCTCAGGTTCACAGAGCAAGGCTGTACGATGGCAGTAAAATTGTCTTAAAAATTATTCGACCCGGAAATAAGAAGCTCATCGAAGAGGACATGGCCCTTTTTGAAACACTGGCCCAGATTGTTGACCAATATTTTTCCAACCTGGGCTACAGTGCCAGAGCCGTAGCCAAAGAATTTTCCCGCCAACTCTCCCAAGAGACAAACTTTATAAACGAGGGCCAATCAACAGAGAGACTTGGAAAATATTTTACAGACGACCCACAAATACATTTCCCCAAGGTATACTGGGAGGCCACTACCAGAAACGTGCTTGCCCTGGAAGAGATTCAGGGAGAAATGCTGGCCTCGCTTAACCCCGAAGAGCTGACAAAGGCACAACGAAGATCCATCGTTGCCAACGGCACCAATGCTGTCTTTAAACAGTGTCTGGAATTTGGCCTCTTCCACGCCGACCCTCATCCAGGCAACATCATACTGCGCAAGGACGGCAGCCTCTGCTTTATCGACTGTGGCATGGTGGGCCGCCTTGACAAACGGACCACCGACCAGCTGATCAACCTTGTCACCGGCATAATAGACGGGGACAGCGAAAAATTGCGCAGAGTCGTTATAGAGCTCACCGATGTTGACCCTGCCCTAACCACAACCCGTGATTTCTACATAGAGCTGCAACACCTCACCAGCCAGCTACAAAGCGACAACCTCGATAATTTCAATATTAGCGAAATGCTCTCGGATTTTTTCACCATGCTCCAACGTTTCAAAATTCGCTGCCCGAGCGACCTTCTCCTCCTCACCAAAGCCCTCACCACTATTGAAGGCGTGGCAGAACAATTTGATCCCAGCTTTGATGTGATAAATCACGTCAGACCAATGATTGAGAAGGTGATAGTCACTCGCTACAGCATGAAGGCAATCCATAAGAGGTTTGGCAGATCAATAGTCCAATACCTTGAGCTACTCGAAGAGATCCCCGGAGGGCTACACGATATCCTCGAACGCTTTCGCCGTGATCGCTTCACCTTCAATCTGGAGCTCAAACGTATCGAGCACCTTGCCAGTCATATTGACACGTCCAGTAGAATAATGGGAATGTCCATGATTATTGCCGCCCTTATCGTCGGCTCATCAATTCTCATTCTGGCGGATCGCATCTCTCAACAACCTGGATTTATAGGTACTCTGGGGTTACTAGGCCTCGCCTTTGCCGGTGTCAGTACAGCAGGATTTATCGTCTCATTCCTACTGCCAAAGGCAAAGGTCGATGATTAG